The genomic region GGCCGGCCAGGATCGCGTTGCGGAAGCCGGCCGCCTCGGCGCCGCGTCGCGTGGCCAGCTTGGTGGCGGCCAGCGCTTCCGGCGAGATGAGGGCGATCCGACGCGCCAGCTTCATCGTCTCCTCCTGCAAGCGGGCGCGGGGCACGACGCGGTTGACCATGCCATAGGAGAGCGCGGTCTTCGCGTCGATGCTGTCGCCAAGGTAGAGCAGCTCCCGTGCGCGCCGCAGGCCGATCACGAAGGGCATCACCAGGCCGGGGCCGACGTTGGAGAAGCGGATCTCGGGCTCGCCGAAGACCGCGTCGTCGGCGGCCACCGCCAGGTCGCACAACATCATGAGCTCGCAGCCGCCACCCAGGCAGTGGCCCTGCACCGAGGCGATCACCGGCTTGTTCATGTCCCACGGGGTCATCTCGAGCCGGATGTCGTCGGTCAGCGACTCGTGCCAGGCCAGCGCGTTGCCCCGCCGCGCCGCGCGCGCGGGATTGGGGGAGATGTCGTAGCCGGCGCTGAAGCTGCGGCCCTCCGCCCGCAGCACCACCACGCTGGTGGCCGGATCGGCGTCGGCGGCGCGCAGGCGCTCCACGAGGGTGTGCTTGAGCTCGGGGCTGATCGCGTTGAGCTTGTCGGGCCGATTGATGGTCACGACGCCGACCCGGCCCTCGACGGTGTAGGTCACGATCTCCGCGCTCATGGGGGCTCCTCGGCCCGCCGCGGGACGATGAGCGCGTCGACCACGACGCAGCCCCGGCCCCGCGGCAGCACCTTGATGGGGTTCACGTCCAGCTCGGCGACGGCCGCACGGTCGGCCCACGCGTAGTCGGCGAGCGCTTCGAGACAGCGATGGAGCGCGTCGACGTCGGCGGGCGGTCGGCCCCGGAAGCCGGCGAGCAGCGTGGTCGCGGCGGGGACCTCGGCGACCATCGTCTCGACGTCGCCCACCCGGAGCGGCAGCGGCCGCAGCGCGATCCGGTCGAGCGCCTCCGCCGCGACACCGCCCAGCCCGAACGCGAGCAGCGGGCCGAAGTCGCGATCGTGAGTCACCCCCGCGAGCACCTCGATGCCCTCGCTCACCATCTGCTGGACCACCAAGCCGGCGATCGCGACGCTCGCCAGCGTCGTCGCGCGCACCGCCATCATGCGGTCCCACGCCTGGCCCAGCTCGTGGCCGTCGCGGATCCCGACCGCCACCAGCCCGAGATCGGAGCGATGCGGCACCCCGTCCGCGACGAGCTTCAGCGCCACCGGATAGCCGAGCGCGCCCGCCGCGTCCAGCGCCGCCTCCCGGGTCGCGCACAAATGCTCGCGCACCACCGGGAGACCGGCCTGGGCGAGCAGCCGCTTGGCGTCGTGCTCGTGGATCGTGCGCCGCGTCCGGCCACCCGCGAGCGCGGCGAGCGACGGCATCGGACGCGCGGGCGGGGGACGGAGCGGCGCGCGCGGCACCGCCTGGCGGGCGAGGCGGTCGATCGCGCGGAGGCCCTGGCGCGTGCCGCCGATCAGCGCGATGCCGTGGGCGCTCAGCAGCTCGTGCTGGTCGCGCCGGAAGATGCCCGGGCGCGTGCCCATCAGGTAGAAGGGCTTCGCCGACGTCTTTGCCCCCTCCACCAGCATGGTCGCGTAGGCCATGAAGCGCTGAGGGGTGCCCAGCGGGGAGCCGTCGGCGCTGTCCGTGCACCAGACCACCGCGTCGATGTCCGGATCCGCGGCGAGCGTGCGGAGCGCGTGCGGCACGTTGGTCTCGAAGTCGCCGTTGCCCCACGCGTCGAGCGGGTTGCCGTCGCCGCCGATCGCGCCGATGACGCGCGCGGCCTCGGCGCGCGAGGCGGGCGAGAGCGGGGGCAGCTCGAGCCCGACGCGGGCGGCCACGTCGAGGATCAGCTCGGTGTGGCCGCCCGAGTTCGTCACCACCCCGATCCGACGTCCCGCCGGGCGGCGCTCGCCCTGGCCGGCGGCCAGGGTCTCGGTCATCTCGTCCATGTCGTGGACCTCGATGGCCCGGTGCGCGCGCAGGATCGCCTCGATCACGCGCGACTCGCCGGCGAGCCCGCCGGTGTGGCTGGTGATCGCGCGGCGCGCGCGCTCGCTCCGGCCCACCTTGAGCACCACCACCGGCTTGCCGCGGTCGGCGGCGCGGTCGAGCGCGGCCACGAACCGATCCGGCTGCCGCACGCTCTCGAGGAACATCGCGATCATCCGCGTGGCCGGGTCGTCGATCAGGTACTCGAGGACGTCGGCGGCCACGATCACCGCCTCGTTGCCGGTCGAGATCACGCGGCTCCAGCCGAAGCGCCGGCAATCCGCCAGGAGCCCGATGACGATCGACCCGCTCTGGGAGACGAGCCCCACGTTGCCGGCGAGGGGCGCCGGATCGCGGAGCGCGTTCAGGTAGACCAGGCTGCGCTCGTGCGGGCTGATGACCCCCATGCAGTTCGGCCCGCAGAACGCGATCCCCGCCTCGCGGCAGATGGCGATCAGC from Candidatus Methylomirabilota bacterium harbors:
- a CDS encoding enoyl-CoA hydratase-related protein: MSAEIVTYTVEGRVGVVTINRPDKLNAISPELKHTLVERLRAADADPATSVVVLRAEGRSFSAGYDISPNPARAARRGNALAWHESLTDDIRLEMTPWDMNKPVIASVQGHCLGGGCELMMLCDLAVAADDAVFGEPEIRFSNVGPGLVMPFVIGLRRARELLYLGDSIDAKTALSYGMVNRVVPRARLQEETMKLARRIALISPEALAATKLATRRGAEAAGFRNAILAGLDVLAPLYAARTEIGMKFDEIREKEGLGAALKWRAAQFAD
- a CDS encoding acetate--CoA ligase family protein, whose product is MGEGAGGDSAPPAGPSGKCAAHAARPGRSRDSVQAKVLGRRHRPPVISPMTRVTGPVECPSLPPETPARRAIVPRRGLSKDPGRAAVKTLTKTRLTAGSRWASLLQQRAHPAPRRSGGSVIQLDALLKPRSVAVLGASERPSVGRTIVENLDRIGFPGDVYPINPRYESLLGRRCYRSIEELPEGVDVLAFCVNHERVLEGLRAAAKKRVRAAVAFDAGFAESDDEGRRRQDELIAICREAGIAFCGPNCMGVISPHERSLVYLNALRDPAPLAGNVGLVSQSGSIVIGLLADCRRFGWSRVISTGNEAVIVAADVLEYLIDDPATRMIAMFLESVRQPDRFVAALDRAADRGKPVVVLKVGRSERARRAITSHTGGLAGESRVIEAILRAHRAIEVHDMDEMTETLAAGQGERRPAGRRIGVVTNSGGHTELILDVAARVGLELPPLSPASRAEAARVIGAIGGDGNPLDAWGNGDFETNVPHALRTLAADPDIDAVVWCTDSADGSPLGTPQRFMAYATMLVEGAKTSAKPFYLMGTRPGIFRRDQHELLSAHGIALIGGTRQGLRAIDRLARQAVPRAPLRPPPARPMPSLAALAGGRTRRTIHEHDAKRLLAQAGLPVVREHLCATREAALDAAGALGYPVALKLVADGVPHRSDLGLVAVGIRDGHELGQAWDRMMAVRATTLASVAIAGLVVQQMVSEGIEVLAGVTHDRDFGPLLAFGLGGVAAEALDRIALRPLPLRVGDVETMVAEVPAATTLLAGFRGRPPADVDALHRCLEALADYAWADRAAVAELDVNPIKVLPRGRGCVVVDALIVPRRAEEPP